The following are encoded in a window of Labrus bergylta chromosome 16, fLabBer1.1, whole genome shotgun sequence genomic DNA:
- the ifnphi2 gene encoding interferon phi 2: MMLSSVLLVVLQLCSLQLIVVSRPTCRLQGDLVKSAHDLLKDLGGAFPARCLPYNANILFPRSALSFNVANHMQCDQVLSVVNESLWEAGKIFEDPEGPFPATWDEQKVARFQGLQDRIVEGASCLSGSSDVLTPYFSNVTEILKQQESAACGWKALRRDLVRFLKFTLQTHHTCFIWRSAKRL, translated from the exons ATGATGCTCTCCTCGGTCCTACTCGTggtcctgcagctctgcagcctcCAGCTGATTGTGGTTTCCAGACCGACCTGCCGGCTGCAGGGTGACCTCGTCAAGTCCGCCCATGACCTGCTGAAGGACCTG GGGGGAGCCTTTCCTGCCCGCTGCCTGCCATACAATGCAAACATCTTGTTTCCAAGATCCGCCCTCAGTTTCAACGTGGCCAATCACATGCAG TGTGACCaagttttgagtgtggtgaacGAGTCTCTGTGGGAGGCGGGGAAAATATTTGAGGATCCCGAGGGACCTTTCCCGGCCACCTGGGACGAGCAGAAAGTTGCTCGCTTCCAAGGACTGCAGGACCGAATAGTCGAAGGGGCAAGCTGT TTGTCCGGCAGTTCTGACGTTTTAACCCCTTACTTCAGTAACGTGACAGAGATTCTGAAGCAGCAG GAAAGTGCTGCTTGTGGTTGGAAGGCTCTGAGGAGAGATCTGGTTCGATTCCTGAAGTTCACCCTGCAGACACACCACACCTGTTTCATCTGGAGATCTGCCAAAAGATTATAG